TTAAGTAAATTACCGCCGATGGAAAGGCTTTATCAACAAATGCTGCAATGGACTGCAACCAAAGGTTTCGGTAAGCATCCAGCACAAACACCCCTAGAATATGTCCAAGTGGCATATCAACATCATGCCCCAAACACAGCCCAAGTAATTGATGAAATTAGCCAGGCTTACGTTAGTTGGCGCTATGGAGGTCATACTCCTGATTTACAACAATTACGCCAAAAATGGTTGAAATTGAAAAAAGCCAATCGTCAATAATCAAAAGACAGGAGATACAAGTCTAAAATTTCCTACTAGCCTGCGGCAAGCCGCTGCGCGTCTACATACTGTTTACTGGGTACTAGATGATAAGCTTTTGTGCTTACAAGTTGCACAATTGAAATTTTAGGGAAAAACTTCAAACCCTCTCCCCTGCGCCTCTGCTCCCCTGCCCCCTTGCGGTCTCAACAAGCAAATTAAGTGATTATTAGCTTATTTTTGTAGTTACGCATGTGTCTTTAGGATGATTTTCAGTATATTTGGCTAAGAAACTGCTAAAAAAAGCATTTGCTATCTAAAAACTAAAGCAAGCTAGATGTGATGCGTTGTAACTCCGATTTTTTAGGGATAACATAGAAATAAAATCCTGAATGGATTATCGCGTCACATTTAATGTCAGTTAATTTATGGAAATTCAATTAATCAATATCGGTTTCGGCAACATTGTGTCAGCTAACAAAGTAGTTGCGATTGTTAGTCCAGAATCTGCCCCAATTAAGCGAATCATTACAGATGCGCGGGAAAGAGGTGAACTAATTGACGCAACTTATGGTCGTCGGACAAGGGCTGTAATTATTACAGATTCCAACCACGTCATTCTGTCAGCCATTCAACCAGAAACGGTAGCAAATCGTTTCGTGATTTCTCGTGATCATCATGCAGTAGATAATTAACTAGGGATAGTTGACAAACCCCTATTCTATTTGCACCATATCGGCAGTACCATGTGAATTAGACTGGTTTTCTGTCACCAGTGCTACAACTTCGTTAGTCGAGGTCGCCCTGACCACGACAACAAACTCACAAATCATGATTGTTGATTAATTCACAGGTTGAACGGATGATGCAAGTTTTACCCATCCAGACTAGTGCTACTACCAAAGAATGCCCACCTACAGGCAAGTTAATTGTTTTAACTGGCCCTAGTGGAGTTGGCAAAGGCACATTAATGCGATCGCTGTTGCAGCGTCATCCGCAACTTTATTATTCTGTATCCGTGACAACTCGTTCTCCTCGTCCAGGAGAAATCGATGGCAAAAATTATTACTTTATTAACCGAAGTAAGTTTGAACAACTGGTTGCTCAAGGTGAATTTTTAGAGTGGGCGGAATTTGCGGGTAATTATTACGGCACTCCGCGGGAAACTGTGGTTAACCAAATTCAGTCTGGTAAGTTAGTAGTGCTGGAAATTGAGTTAGAAGGGGCAAGGCAAATTCGTGCTTCCTTTCCTAATGCCCTTAGCATTTTCATATTACCGCCTTCCTTTGATGAATTAGAAAAACGGATACGTGGCCGTGGACAAGACTCGGAAGAAGCGATCGCTCGTCGTTTAGCCCGTGCCAAAGCAGAAATTGTAGCTGCTGATGAATTTAATATTCAAATCGTCAATGACGATTTTGAAATGGCACTTGAGGCGATTGAAGCAGCTTTATTTGAATAATCAAAACCAAGCATTTTCACCACCAAATGATAAAGGACACATATTTATATGTGTCCTTCAAATTTTTTTATAGGAATACATGATTATTTCTTTTAACTCAGCACCAACTAAACCCCAGCTACAGCTAATAGCATTTTGCTATATCGATGGGCAAGTGGTAATCAGTAATTAGAAAGTCATAATCTCAAGTTATGTTATTTAATTCATCACTTGCTGATTAGTAACTTTGACTAATCACTAATTACCAATTACCAGAAACCAAATTAGCCTACTAAACCTTGGATGATGGCAATATTGCTAGTCAAGAAGTAAGCAACTACCGCACCACCAATACCACCAATTAAGAAAGCGCTGGCAAAATTATTCCAGCCTTCTTTTGATAGAAAAGCATCTGGGGCTGAAGCTCCAGTCACACTATTCAGGGCTTTTGGTGGATTGCTATTGGCATATAAAGATAAACCACCTGTCAACAGAATTACTAGAGCGATCGCTGCTAGTAAACCTGCTAGGTTGGCGTTTTCTGCATTACGCAGGGGGCCATATTTAGCAAAGGGGCCAAATATCCAGTAGCCATGTGCCATACCAACTTCTAGCCCACGTCTGAAAGGAGTGAGACCTGGACGATAAGCAGGCAAGTTATTGATGAACCACTTGACTACAGGAGAAGAATTAACGGGGGTTTCAAGATTACCCAGTTGAGGATCGCGTTCTGCGGGAAACACTACTTCCCGGTTTCTCACATCGCTGGGCAGATTTTTGGATGCGTCTACTGCTTGCGCCATAGTTTTATGTTCGCCTCTCAATTACATAAGCAACAGTTGTAAATCCCAATGCTTGAGTTATGGCAGTGGGTGGAACAGTAGGTCGGGGAAAAAGCGGTTAAACTCAATCAAAATACCTGCTGTAATTGTCAGCCAGATAGTAGCTGCCACTGGTGCTGTGGAAATAAATTTAATCAAATAGGATGATTGATCGCTTTTTTCAGCCATGTATTTAGTCTCCAAAACAATGAATCAGTTAAGCGGAACCTAACGAGGAGAAATGGGTATTTCCGAATCTTTAGCAGTTAATTCGCCAGAAAGAAATTCTTTCAAAGCGGCTGCTGGCCAAGCAAAACCCGTGGCTATGATGGGTAACGCTAGAGCCAAATCAATTTGGATTTCTTTTTGTTCGGTGTCAGATTCTTTTCTAACTGCGATTAGATAAGTACGGCCTACCCAGCCAATCCAACCAGCTATATAGAGAAACAGAATGCTAGGAATCAAAAAGTCCCCAGCACGGTCTAGACGACCATCAACAATCAAGTGAGGATAGCCTTCGGGGCCACACAGCGCTTGAGAGTAACGTTCAAATCTCTTTTGACCTGATTGAGGATCAGCGGTAGTATTCCGGGCATTTTTGGCTAGTGCTTGAAATGCGGGATTGTCTTGGCAGGGTGTAAGATTAGCCCCTAGAGCTTTCGCTGGTGGAGCAAAATTGAACCAAAGACAAATCGCTAAAATCAAAGCAAACAATCGTCGCATGGAGTTGTTTCCTTTTATTACAAAAGAAAAAGTTTTTTGTACAAAACGAAGCGGCTTGTACATTCTTTATTTGGCTAACTAGCAAGTCATCATACTCTTGCCTGGGAACCGAGTAAAGTTTAAGTAAATAAAAGTTAAAGCTTCTCAAACAAATCGTTATTTTGCAGAACCCTCAGATGGCAAACGTTTTAGCAATCGAAACCAGTTGTGATGAAACTGCTGTCGCAATTGTTAACAATCGTCAAGTTCGCAGTAGTATCATCGCGTCCCAAATCCCAGTTCATCAGCAATATGGTGGAGTTGTGCCAGAGGTGGCTTCCCGTCAGCATTTGGAAACGATCAACGAGGCGATCGCCCAAGCTCTAGAACAAGCTGAATTAGACTGGTCAAAAATCGATGGCATCGCCGCCACCTGCGCTCCTGGTCTTGTGGGAGCGTTGTTAGTGGGATTAACTGCTGCCAAAACTTTAGCGATCGTACACAATAAACCATTTTTGGGAGTTCATCACCTCGAAGGCCACATTTACGCGACTTACTTGAGTGAGCCAACTTTAGATCCCCCTTTTCTTAGCTTACTGGTTTCAGGCGGACATACAAGCTTGATTTATGTTAAAGAATGTGGTAATTACGAAACCCTGGGTGAAACTCGTGATGATGCTGCGGGGGAAGCTTTTGATAAGGTGGCACGACTGTTAAATCTAGGTTATCCAGGCGGCCCAGTTATTGACAAGTTAGCACAGCAGGGTGATCCCCAAGCTTTTGCGTTACCAGAAGGGAAAGTTTCGCTGCCAGGTGGAGGTTTTCATCGCTATGATGGCAGTTTTAGTGGCTTAAAAACAGCAGTGCTAAGGCTAGTACAGCAATTAGAGAAAGATGGTGGGCAAATCCCCGTAGCAGATGTAGCGGCGAGTTTTCAGGCGACTGTAGCCAAAGCACTTACCAAAAGAGCGATCGCCTGCGCCCTGGACTACGGACTGAAGACGATTGCTGTTGGTGGCGGAGTCGCAGCAAATAGTGGGTTGAGACAGCACTTGCAAGCAGCCGCTAGTGAACATAACCTCCGCGTCCTGTTCCCACCCTTAAAATTTTGTACCGATAACGCCGCCATGATCGCCTGTGCTGCATCTGACCATTTCTCTCGTGGTCATGTCTCACCGTTGACATTGGGTGTTGAATCCCGCTTATCCCTGAGTCAGGTGATGAAGTTATATCAAGCGTAATGGTTATTTGTCCTTGGTCATTTGTTCTTTATCCAAAACTCTTGACCATTGACTATTGACCATTAACTATTGCCCGAATATGACCAGCAACAGCATCCGGTTGTTCTAACATAGCTAAATGTCCACAATCAGGAATTTCAATCACATTATCAGCACAGTATTGAAAAAGCCGATGAAAGCTGGCTAAATGGCGAACATACTTGGGTTCCATTACCTTGTCATCGGCACCAGCCAAAAAGTAAACAGGCTGTTTTAATTGCGAAACTAACTGAGGTAAGCGATTAACTTCTTCTTCTGTTGTGGAGTCTAATAGCGTTCCTACAGCAGCTTCTGGGTCAGCAACCACAAAATCTATCACCCGTTGACGCGCCCAATAACGATCTAAAGGGCGGGCGACACTAGCTCTAGTGAATAGCAAATCAATCAAAGGTAGTTGAGATAACCAACGCGGACGAACTTGTAAAAATCGTTGACCGGCTGAACGAAATTGTTCAAAAGCTTCCTTCAGATAAATGCCCCCACCAGCGTTGATACAGATCACGCCTTGAACCCGATCAGGCATTAAGGCAGCTGCCCATAGAGCGATCGTGCCGCCCAAAGAGTGGCCAATCAGCCACGCGCTAGTAATATTTAGCTCTTGTAACAAAGCTACTAAATCTTGAGCATAAGCAGTTGGTGTATACAGAGAATCAAATTGTGAGCTAGAAGTATCCAACAAGTGGGATGTCAAACCGCCAGTAGGTTCTCCCCGATCAACATCAGTTTCTGTCTGGGACTGTGACTCACCAAAACCGCGCAAATCATAAGATAGACACTGTAAATCTATTGACAGACGGGAAATCACAGGTTGCCAGTACCCACGACTATTTAGCCAACCGTGGATGAACACCAAAGTATGGGGGCAGGCAGTGGGAGCCGTTAACTCGTATGCGTGTGGAACGCCCAAGATTTCTATGGTTGCCATACTTATATCGTACCCTCAAGGATGGGTACGACTAAATACAGAGTACAAAAGGTTAAACAATCAAGCCAGAAGGAATTTTACAATTGGGATCACTTACCTAATAACCTCTGTCGAACTCCTTCAGCGATTTTGTGTCCTAGGTATTCAGGAATCAAGCTTTCATTTGGCCCCAACAAATAGAGAATTAGCCGCGTGCGTCCCCGCCAAACTAGCAAATTAGCATTAACTACTAGCAAATCTTCTTGCCAGATAGCGTACATCACTTTGTAAAACAATCCTGGTTGGTTATCTGCTTCAATTACCAGCGCCGGCAGATGAAATACAGGATCGACGTAAAACTCAGTTTGTACTTGTTCTAAACCAGCATCTAAATTAAATTCTACAGCCAGCATCTCTTCTACTTCAAAGCGTCCTCCTAAAGCCTCTCGAATAGCTCGACAGACATTTTCTGCGGTTTTCTCTGTCAAAGCTTTGCTACCACGAGATACCAAAAGTTTGATGAAAACTAACATAGGAGGTCGGATTTGACCATACAGGCTCAAACCATGAATGGTTAAACCATAAGCTGCCAACACACCAAAAATATCACTGAGGAGAAAGGACTGGTTACGGTAGGCAAAGTGCAAAGCACTTTTGCTACCTTCCGGCTTTAACTCGATAACGGCACGTCTGGTTTTATAAAGACGGTAAGCTAACCGGAGATTTTGCAGTTGAATTTCACTACTGACAAATTGCTCATAAAACTGGGGAAACGCTCGGTTAAAGCGTTTTAGGAGTTCCAGTGTCGAAGATTTTAAACCAGAAGCCATTGTTGGGGTAAGACTCGCTTGCTGTTGTCACCAGGGGACTGTGACTGGGGACTGGGTGCTAATAAACATTATTCCCAACACCCAGTACTTAATACCCAATCTTGATATATACAATTGACTCTCAAAACTTTGCCTTTTGGGGAATTTCTCCTAGCCTTTACAACAAAATGCTAAAGTTGAAGATGATTGGTATGAAACACGCTATGAAAGGCTGTTACCATTGCTTATCCCCACAACACCCGAAAAAATTCAGTGTGTGGGTTGTACTCTGGTATTTGCTTGATAAAACGTGTATCATCACTCCAAAAGAGTGGTAGCCAATTCAGTTATACTACCCGAACCACGTTGGCATGGGTTTTTGGAAAACTTGGTTTAGTACTCCTGAATCTGTAGCGACAAATAAAACAACCTCATTTGAAGAGACTACAGGGGAATTTGGCAGTTCTAACGCTGGCGATACTGGGGCGCGGAATGCGGAACGGATTGTTTTCAGCACAGAACGAGATATTGACCTGTATGAATTAGAAGAACTGTGTGATGCAGTTGGTTGGTCGCGCCGTCCGTTAAGAAAAGTGAAAAAAGCCATAGAGCATAGTTTTCTCGTTGCCTCCATGTGGCAAGTACGAGGAAACCAAAGGCGGCTCATTGGTTTTGCCCGTGCTACCTCAGATCATGCGTTTAATGCCACGATTTGGGATGTAGTAGTTCATCCAGACTTTCAAGGTAAAGGGCTGGGTAAAGCATTAATGAAGTACGTACTCAAAAAACTCAGAAGCGAAGAAATCAGTAATGTAACTCTCTTTGCTGATCCGCATGTTGTGGATTTTTATCGGGGTATGGGTTTTATGTCAGATCCTGAAGGCATTAAAGGTATGTTTTGGTATCCTCACTAAAATATTCTGTTCAAAACGACCACATAAAAACAAGCCTTGTTTATGGGAACGGCTGAGTTTGTATTTTAAGATGTTTTGGGAAATGCTATGGCAGGGGGCAGACGCTAAACACCCGAGTGTTACTAATGTTTGTGCTGGCGAAATCTCTTAATCTATAAGCTGTGGGCAATAAATTATAGATATTGGTTGGCAAAGATATGTTCAGCCTGCTATGATAGGGAAGCTAGTGTGTTAAGATAATTGTCTTGTCATGCTTAAGGTAATTACCAAAAGGCAAAAGCTCACTAGAGTATCCGGGATGTAGCGCAGCTTGGTAGCGCGCCTGCTTTGGGAGCAGGATGCCGCAGGTTCAAATCCTGTCATCCCGATTTAAAATAAAAATTTGCGGAATATCCTATCTATTGGTAATCAATAGATAGGATATTTTTTTATATTTTTAATTAGCAATCAAAATTTACTATGTTTGAATTTTGAAATTTGTCCAGAATTATGGATTGTGTAGTAAGTTTGACACTTTAAGTGTAAATACTACAGAAAACAATAATTTGATTTTTTTGTCTTTGTCAAAAGTTGAGTAATTATATCCCGAATAGGAGAATCAGCCGAGAATAAGTCTAGGTATTGATTTAAGCAGTAATTAAGGTAATAAATAAATGGAACGAATTATTTTGCGATCGCGTCACCAGTTTTTGAGAAAGACAATAAAATGGCATTAATCATCTCAACGGTCGGCAAAATTTTTCATTACTTGAGAGCAGTCTATAATAGTCCTCTATAATTCTTGTGCAGGAATTAGGCAAAGCGAATTAAAAAAATCAGGTTGCAGCACAATTCATTGTGCGAAAAGTACTGTAGAGTTCTCAAGAATTTAGAAATCTCTCATTTTGCAAGTTGATTGTGACCATTTAGCAGCCATAATGGCTTTTTTACATCTCAAATGGATTGCTATATAACTAAAACAAGTTAGTTCGGTGCAAATCCAACCAATTAGTCTAATTTAATTAAAAACCATTGACGCGAGGAGTAGTCATGAAAGCATTAGTTCGCTGGGGCGCAACATTGGGTTTAATCGGGAGTACTCTGTTAGGCACAGTTTTTGTCGGGAACCTCCCAGTGCTGGCATTATCAGAACAACAAATAAAAGAAAAACTAGACTCAGTACCTGTATATCTAATTACCAATGATAAAGGATTGCCTTTGAGTCGTCCTTTGCCAGAAGGTCAAAACGGTCAAAAACTGGGTGGTTCAGTGACAGGTGTATATCTCAGCCGTCAAGAAGCTCAAGCCTTTATTAAGCAACTGCAAAGCACGAACAAAGACCCCAAAATGGCAGATATTGTCAAGAGTCTCCAGGTGACAGCTGTACCTTTGGGAATCATTTATCAGCAGTTGCAACAAACCAAAAACCAGCCCAACCGTTTGGTATTTGCTTTTAAACCAGTAGAGCAGGATGTCAAAGGAGCGCTGGAATTGCTGAACCAAAGCGGTCAAAAAATAGATCAGTTTCGGAGTGTGCCGATTTTTGCAGTCAGATTTGCACCTGATCAAGGCTATGTACCCATTAAACTGACAAACGACAAAGAACAAGTCGTGCCTTTGTTTGTTAGTAAGCAAGATGCACAAGGTTTATTAAACCAAGTAAAACCAAAATATCCGAAAGCGGATATTCAAGTAATTGACATAGACGGCGTGATCAAAACTTTACAAGATAAAAATGAAGATTGGCTCAAACAAGTGGTTTTAGTGCCATCTCAAGAATCCAGAGAGTATATCAGAACTCTACCAAAAGATTCGGCTACTGGTAATAATCGTCAGCCTGCGGCAAAGCCAAAACGTTAAAGCATGGCAGATCAACAGCCACAAGTAGTTTCTGGGTTACAACTTTGGCAGTGGCGCAGCCAAGCAATGCAAGGTGCGATCGCCGCTGCTGTACCACCATCAGAAGTTGATTGGCTGCTGCAAGAAATTGCTGGTTTAGACCGCTTGGCTCTACGTTTAGAATTTTTCAAGGACTGGGATGAAATAGCGATCGCTATTTCTTTGGCAGATTTAGAAAAGCTTTGGCAAAGAAGATTACATGATCGCTTACCAGTGCAGTACATTGCCGGAGTTACACCTTGGCGAAAATTTAAGCTGGCGGTGTCGAGTGCCGTGTTAATTCCTCGACCAGAGACAGAGAGCATAATTGATTTAGCAGTTGCATCTATCTCTCAAAGTCAAGCTATAAACCCATTAGATCAAGGACATTGGATAGATTTGGGAACTGGGAGTGGTGCGATCGCCATTGGACTAGCCGACGCATTACCAAAAGCCACAATTCATGCTGTTGATTACAGTACAGCCGCTTTAGAAATTGCCCAAACCAACGCTCAAAATCTGGGATTTGCCGACCGAATTCATTTTTACCAAGGTTCTTGGTGGGAACCATTAACAACCATGAAAGGCCAATTCAGTGGTATGGTTTCCAACCCGCCATATATTCCGACTGCAACTGTGGCTACCTTAGAACCAGAAGTAATGCAGCATGAACCACATTTGGCATTAGATGGTGGTATTGACGGTTTAGATGATATCCGCTATTTAATTGAAGTCTCCCCCAGTTATTTGCGGCCTGGTGGTGTGTGGCTGATTGAAATGATGGCCGGACAAGCGGGTGCAGTCAGAGAACTTTTGCAAAATCAAGGTAGCTATTGCAATATTCAAATTCACACTGATTTAGAGGGAATTGAACGTTTTGCTTTAGCTTATGTGAAAGGGAACAGGGAACAGGGAACAGGTGATAGGTGATAGGGTTTTGGATATATAAATCCCTATACCCTTACAGGAGTTATGAGTGAAAATACAAAAATTACACGTTTTCACTCATAACTTCTCACAAAATATGCCTCAAGTTTCTCTAGCAGACCTAATAGCAGGCGCACAGGCTGGCCGATTAGTGAGTTTTCCAACAGATACTGTGCCAGCACTGGCAACTTTACCAGAAAAAGCTGGCTTAATTTTTGCAGCCAAGCAGCGTAGTCAGGATAAACCTTTAATTTTAATGGGTGCTAATGCTGCGGATTTATGGCCTTATGTCAAAGGTAGCGAATATGAGTATGAACTTTGGCAACAAGTAGTGAATCAGTATTGGCCGGGGGCGCTAACTTTAGTATTGACAGCCAGCGATCGCTTACCGAAACAGATAAACCCTACTGACCCAACTACTATTGGTATTCGAGTACCGGACAATGCGATCGCTCGTGCTATTTTGGCGAAAACAGGCCCTTTAGCCACAACAAGTGCTAATTTTTCTGGTCAACCGCCTTTACAAACAATGGCAGAAATTACAATGCAATTTCCTGATGCTTTAACCTTAGCAACTACAGAATTTCTTGACGAAATTTCTGGGGTTGGTGTACCTTCAACCGTTGCCAAGTGGACAGGGAAAAACTGGCAAATTTTACGCCAAGGGAGAATTACACTGAATTAATCAGAAATTCAGGAAATTAGTTTTATACCATTGTGGTCAATTAAAAAGTTAATAATGGCCAAATTATGAATTGGAGCAATTGGGCATATCTCGGAGTCGGAATTATCTTAGGAATCAGTTTTCGTTGGTTATTTTCTAAGTCGGCAGATACTAACGCTAACTTATCGCCAGTAGTAGTAGAAGAACCAGAAAATGTTGCAAAACTGCTGCAAGATGTCAAGCAAACACAACTGGCGTATCAAATGGCACAGGAAATGAGCCAGTTTAAAGCAGGTTTTTTGGCGCGGACTACCCATGAATTGCGATCGCCACTTAATAGCGTGATTAGCCTGCATCAATTAATTTTGTCAGACTTATGTGAAAATCCTGACGAAGAACGAGAATTTGTTGCCCAAGCTCATGAAAAAGCTTTGAAATTGCTCCAATTAATGGATGAAATTCTCAGCGTGTCGAGAATTGAATACGGTACTAACAAATTAGATATTCAACCCCGTTGCTTAGACACAGTTTTTCAGGAAGTTAAAGACTTAACTTATATGTTGGCGGCAAATCGCAATTTTCCATTGCAAATGTCACCTGTAGATCCAGAAATTTATGTGTTGGCAGATCACCGCTGGTTACGCCAAGTATTAGTCAATTTAGTAGATACGGCGATTACACAAATGCAAGAAGGTAGTATTGGTATTTCTGCTACTATTTTACCTACTACTAATACGGCTCATATTTATCTAGATATTCCTACTCATGCTCTACCTGAAAGTGAGCCGATAGATTTAATTAAATATGATAATTTGCCTCCTCAAATTCAACATGAGAAGGCAAATCTTTCGCCGGGAATGAAATTATTACTCAATCAAACTCTATTAGAAGTCATGGGAGCAAAACTAGAAATGCTGCCCAATTCAATTAAATCAGAATCATCTGAGGCACAAACTAGGGTACAAATATCTATTTCCTTGGCTTGAAAAAGTACTAGCCTCTCATGCTTACCTTTATTCCTGAAACTGGAGTTCCGCTGCGGAGAGAGAACTTAGCTGTTGAGATTGGTTATGTAGCACCATAGTTGTGGTTGTGTTGGGTATAAAACCCATTTTTTTATAGAATCCTTGTTGGTGAGTCGTCATTAAATATACGCGCTCAACCCACTTCATGCGGGGATGGCTCAAAACAGTTTCGACTAACTTGCTGCCTAGTCCAGTGCCTTGGTAGTCTGGGTGAATGACGACATCCCAGATTGTTGCGCGGTAAATTCCATCAGAAGTTGCTCTAGCAAAGCCAATCAGTTTTGTGTCATCCCACAGAGAAATTACTGGGTCGCTATTGGTAATAGCTATGCTTAAATCCTCAATACTACGTCCTTTTGCCCAAAAAGCGGAAATATTAAATAACTCTTGGAGTTGGTAAAGGTCTATATCAGAATGGCGATCGCTAAATTTAATCTGAGGATAGTTCATGTGTAGCAACTCACTTTCACCAATAAATATCTTTGCTTTTATTTAGTCATATTGTGATAGAAATTTACCCCTAAGTATACCGAAATGCAACTATATACAAATTTATTTATCTAACCCTAAATTTACCGAGAAATTAACTTCCACAAAGGATGAGTAGGCCCTTGCTGGCGAATGCGACACACTTGTTTTTCTAGGCGTTCTTTTTCCCGCTGTGGTAGTCCTATTAAAATATTGCGGCTTTGCCAAACTAAAACAGAAACAGTCATAGCGATACAAAAACTTAAACCTAGGGTAGACAGGGGATGAAATATGAGTCCATATCGCACTGCTACCCAGGTAAAATATTGCCGCCACAAAACAATTTCTGAGCGTAAATCCCAAAAACAAATAGGTGCAATAATCAGCCATAACAAGAACACAAACAACCATCGACCGTATACTGTTAGCTGATGTAGTTTTTGAACTTGTTGAGCAAAAGATGGGTCATTGATTGACGGTTGTTCCGATTGATCCATAGCAGGAAAAAGTCATAAAGACACGGATGCAAATAGAGTTACTAATTTGAGATTTTGGATTTTGGATTGTTTTTTCGGTTTGAGCAGAAGCATAGAAGCACTCTCAACAACATTTGTAGGTTTGCTAACACTACACTATCGTCAATCTAAAATCCAAAATTGTTGAACTAATTATCAACTGAAGTATCCATTGTTTCGCTGCTGGCGACTAAGGTAGATTGACCTGTACGTTCTCGCCACCAAGCGAGGAGAGTACTGGCAATAAAAATGCTGGAATAAGCCCCCATTGTGAAACCAATGATTAATGCTAGGGAAAAATTTCTCAGTGTTTCGCCGCCGAAGAAGAAGATCGCCGATAAAGTCAACAAGACAGTTAAGGTGGTGTTGATTGACCTAGCTAAAGTTTGATTGACTGCATCATCGACAATTTCCGCAATTGGGCGGTTAGGATGAGTTTTGATCGTTTCCCGGATGCGATCGTAAATAACCACTGTATCGTTGACAGAGAAACCTGTAATGGTCAGTAGGGCGACAATGAAGAGGCTATCAGCTTCGATACCTGCAACCAAACCCAAAAGTGAGAAAGCTCCTACCGTAATCAAGATATCGTGGAACAGGGCGACGATCGCAAAAATCGCATAGTCCCATTGAAAACGCACACTCATGTAGAGCGTAATACCCACGAAAGAAATTACTAGGGCTAAAACCCCTGAGCGAAACAATTCTGCACCTAAAGTTGGGCCGACAGAATCAATTTGATTTTTTTGGGGGTCAAAAGCGCCTATTTTATCGCTTAAAGTTTTTTGTAATTGAGTGCGTTGGTCTACACTTAAATCTTTTGAGCGAATTAAGATGCCATTTTCGCCCACAATTTGAATGCTACTATCACCAATACCTTGGG
This window of the Nostoc sp. HK-01 genome carries:
- a CDS encoding GCN5-related N-acetyltransferase, producing the protein MNYPQIKFSDRHSDIDLYQLQELFNISAFWAKGRSIEDLSIAITNSDPVISLWDDTKLIGFARATSDGIYRATIWDVVIHPDYQGTGLGSKLVETVLSHPRMKWVERVYLMTTHQQGFYKKMGFIPNTTTTMVLHNQSQQLSSLSAAELQFQE
- a CDS encoding histidine kinase HepN; protein product: MNWSNWAYLGVGIILGISFRWLFSKSADTNANLSPVVVEEPENVAKLLQDVKQTQLAYQMAQEMSQFKAGFLARTTHELRSPLNSVISLHQLILSDLCENPDEEREFVAQAHEKALKLLQLMDEILSVSRIEYGTNKLDIQPRCLDTVFQEVKDLTYMLAANRNFPLQMSPVDPEIYVLADHRWLRQVLVNLVDTAITQMQEGSIGISATILPTTNTAHIYLDIPTHALPESEPIDLIKYDNLPPQIQHEKANLSPGMKLLLNQTLLEVMGAKLEMLPNSIKSESSEAQTRVQISISLA
- a CDS encoding protein-export membrane protein SecF, which translates into the protein MKLSVNKSRSLWWIISGVIILTGIISMAISWSNPAIHAPLRPSLDFVGGTRLQFERDCTKPGNCDKPIDITSVREVAKTQGIGDSSIQIVGENGILIRSKDLSVDQRTQLQKTLSDKIGAFDPQKNQIDSVGPTLGAELFRSGVLALVISFVGITLYMSVRFQWDYAIFAIVALFHDILITVGAFSLLGLVAGIEADSLFIVALLTITGFSVNDTVVIYDRIRETIKTHPNRPIAEIVDDAVNQTLARSINTTLTVLLTLSAIFFFGGETLRNFSLALIIGFTMGAYSSIFIASTLLAWWRERTGQSTLVASSETMDTSVDN